Within the Gadus chalcogrammus isolate NIFS_2021 chromosome 15, NIFS_Gcha_1.0, whole genome shotgun sequence genome, the region AGCACTAATGAGAATATGATCAAGTAAGCATCGCAATAGGCGTCTTCGCAAATTAACTGGGAGTTTCGACAATAAAAAGGGCGCTAATAACCAACTGACTGGTAATGAAAAGGGCATTATATAAATACCAGGGTCAGGACATTGAATTTATTCTGAAGCAGCCCTGGATTCTTCCTTCTTGGTTGATTTCACAGTTTGGTGCAGTGTTTAAGACTCAGTTTGAAGGACACCCTTTTAAATCAATAACACTAAACATGACCAGTCTAACACAGAAAAATCAATCATCAACAACACTGGCTTCAACTGCAGCCTCGGTTTTCATTCAACAGCGCTTGCTGGAAGCCCTTTTATATTAAAAACAGAATTACGTGTCGGTTGTGTCGTTCATGCAGGTTCTGACGTCAATTGACTCGTCTGATAATTTCACTGTGACCACAGGACGTGGGGAAATGGGCCAAGGGTTCATGTCTGATTTGGTTTCGGATTAATTTCAGAGAACGGAAAGGACCAACTCTTGCATAAGCAAAAAAAGAATACAACTgatatgcacgcatgcacaacaGTTTTGCATATCACAGGATTCCCTTACCACCATCGAGTTCTTGAAACATAGGCCTGTTGGATATAAATCTCACCGATCCCCCTTGTTTGACCCATTGTCCAAGACAGAACAACAAGTCAACCATTGCATCACTTACATGATCTgcattcaaaaatatataagtTCCAACCAATACACAAACGTGCCATCAAGCATTTGCACTCAGAGCAAAAGCAAAATTAAGTATTAAGGCTCCTTCTCTTGTTGAAGAAAGCCAAGTAGTAAATCAATGGTTACGAGGGGATGGAGAATGAATGACGCAGCCACCTCATAACAGTCATACAGCACATAGCTCATTAGAATTAGTGTTACCACATGAAGTCCAGTTACGGCCACATAACCAACGACAAATAACCCTCGGCCCAATTTTTCTCTCCTAACAAAATGAAAGCTGTTCCAACgaagataataaaaaaatgtctgcCATTAACGCAAGCATAGCGAAGCAGGAAGTGCTCGTTAGCAGAAGTCCATTTCAGTAAATTCATGCCTCTGAGAACCTTTCCCTGGTGGACTCAACCTTCAATCTATTTTGAATATGGCATCCATCATCCCACTGAAACCACACGCTAAACATTTCTCCAAAGAGAATGCAGGAATTAACCAAAAGGAAATCATATGCGTCTCTCCGCTTtcactcctcctctttctcagtCATTTTGAAAATCAAGACCAATAGCGTGTCGTCATTCGTCCCTTTAGCTGCAGAAGCCTCCCCCTCACCGATGAGGCCACATCGGCTGGCCCTGTGGGACGGCCGAGCCATCACTGACCCTGGGAGTCAGAGTCCGTGTCGGTCGGCGGCGTGGGGGAGGGCCCCAGCTTGGCCCCCTCCACAAACATGTTGGGGATGTCCTGCCCGAAGTAGATCTTACTGTTGGTCGCTATGGACTGATACTTCATCAGCTCGATGTACTCGGGAGTCAACTTCAActgtggaggggagagaaagcagagacagagagagagacagagagagaataatagATAGAATGAAgtagagacgcagagagagggagagagagagagagagagagacacacacagagacagagagacagagagagagcaatagatgGAATGAAGTAGAgacgcagagacagagagagagagagagagagacagagacagagacagagagagagagagacagagagagagcaatagataGATGAAGTAAAgacgcagagacagagagacagagacacagtgacagagagagagagagacacagtgacagagagagagcaataaatAGAATGaagcacagacagagagagagagagagagagcaatagataGAATGAAgtagagacgcagagagagacagacagagagacacagacacacagagagatagagagagagacagagacagagcaatAGATATAATGAagtagagacacagagacagagagagagagacagtgacagagagagagagagacacagtgacagagagagagcaatagataGAATGAagtagagacacagagacagagagagagcaatagataGAATGAagtagagacacagagacagagagagagagcaatagagataGGATGAAGTACAGAAaaagagcagggggagggggatgttaGCATGTGATGGATTATAAACACAACGTTGAAAGGTTGCTTACGCGCAGAGTTCAAATTGACGCCATAGTTTACCGTGTTGGCTTCGGCGAACTTGGCGGCAGTGTAGTATTCCGCATCAGCCCTGGCCTTCTCCCTGGCCAGGAAGCCAGCGTCTGGAACAAAGGAGCAGTGTTGGGAGACGCCGCACATGACGACGCggagccccccccctgcctggtGGCGGGGGCCGAGGTTCCCACTGGTTTGGTCAGCACCCCACCAACCCCCACTTTGTGAGCAGAGGAAATGCCGCCCCCCCCTCAACACGCATCCATGAGTTACGTATTCAGGGTTCTTCCCAGGATGTTTGCACGGGGGCCCAGGCCCTCCCAGCTACTCGGTTTATAATGCGATATTGACAGGCTCGCTTTGCATTATcccatacataaataaataaatacatcgaGGGCAAAATATATCAGCAGCTCTACCGACTAATAATAAGGTATTGGGTAATGTACCAGGATTATTATTTCATCCGGTCATTTAAATTGGATCAGCAGTTAAAGCGTTTAttattagggcatttagcagacgcttttatccaaagcgacttacatcggttaatacacacattgacacaccgacggcagagtcaacgatgcaaggcgacagccagctcgtcaggagcagttagggttaagtgtcttgctcagggacacatcaacactcagctaggaggagctggggattgaactagcaacctcctcCTCCGTACGCGAGAGGCCTATGCCCTACCTGATCAGTAATGATCTGTATCCGAGTTCCCTCTGAGTGGATTTGGATCAGAGCGTCTGATAGACGACTGAATCGTAAATAGTTAAATGAGGGCCGGTTGGGCTTTACCCTCTATCTGAGAGATCCGCTTCTCGGTTTCCTTCTCCATCACCTTCTGCTGGAAATGGATCTCCGCGACCTGGGCCTGCTTCTGAGCCTCTGCGTGGGGACAGTCACAGGAACAGAGAAGTATCATTCAGGGTGGTTTGTAGCACTAGAGATGGCGGCAGAGGGACATCGCAATAACACAAGAATGGCCGTTCCGACAATGTTGTCGAGGGGAAAAGTATACCGTATACGTCAGGTGGAATGTAGTACAAAAGGTTATAGCTACCGATGATGGCTTTCTTCCTCTCAGTCtcggcctccttctccaccaccttctGAGTCTGAGCCGTGATGAGCAGGCGGGTCTTCTCCGCCTCCCTGTGGACACGAGGGCACAGAGTCCAAGCTTTAGCTTCGGCCTGCTTCGACACAAGACTCGTCACTAAGGACACGCGAGGAAGCGGGCCCACTTACATGAGTTCAAAGTTCCTCCTGATTGACTCTGGGATCTTGGGTTTGGTAACTCGAACTGCCTAACGGTTGGAGAACGGGGTCGGTGCGACGGGAATCATTGGTTAGAGTTCAAAGATTGTATTGACAGCAGTTACAGTTTGTTGGTTTGGTTTACAGATggtctatttattttattttcaaaatgagTCACTTAAAGGTCAATTTATCACCAGTTACCTGAATTGTGAGTCCAGGCGCCATTTCATTAAGATCCTTCTGCAAGGCAATCTTCATATTTTCATCAATGATATCTGcaagcataaaaaaaaagaaacacagatAAACCCGGTTATTGAGTGACAGTACAACATAGAGCAGCATGCTTCATTTGGGCATGTGTACGTTGTGTTGTGCCAATGTCCACTCACCGAACAACTCAATGTAAACCTCCTGTAGAGTGTGAACGCTGCAGAACTGGTTGAGTTCATGGTGGATTTTGTTAAAGATGAGGGTTTTGTCGTAATCAGCGGTGTAGTTCTTCACTACTTCCACAACTACAGAAAGGGGAAGAAGAGAACACGCAGGAATTAATTAAGCTTTTGCTGAAACATGGGTTGTTTGTTTAAAGTATACAAGAACAAGAGCACATACAAGATGGGAAGTGAGCCATGCACAAAGAGTGATTACACAATCTCTGTCCCAGTGGTTTGACTTTAGTCTTTGGTTGCTTTTCAATACCGAAGCCAGAATATAATACGGTCACAAAGGAGCATTTGGAATGTGCATGTAAACCTAAGTGACTTCAAAGGACATGTTATTACCACCAGCTGGGATGTGGATCAGACATTATAATCCATTTCACAATCTAGCCTCAAGTTACCACCAAGATCTATGACAAATAGATCAGTATACCAGTTGGGTCAGTCGCCTGGATAGGCAGAAATATCCATCAAATATCTGGATGGACACTGCGTGATCATGTGATCATGGCTAATCCACAtctcacctggtggtaaaataggggaTCTTTAAGAGTAAAGGTTAAGAAGTCATTAAAGTAGCTTTTTGTGTAAACATGCTCTATACCTGCCGAGGGGACCAGCATGTTGACTACCTCTATCCTGTCAAAGTAGATCATCACACCGCCACTGTGGAAAAAGGAAGACACCAAAAACATTGTAGACTCTGCTCCAAGTTCAGACTTCATTAGAAGCCTGACGCACACTGGCCAAAACCTTACCTGGTTCCACATGGCACATTCTTGATTTCATCAGTCTGAAGCGTAGTCTGAAACCAAAGGGGTGCAACAATGTCATCATGTTGCTTGCAGAACATACACGGCCATGCTTGGTGGCTCGAGCCAAGAGTATGTTTTGCATAGTGAGAATGTGAGGGCACCTGCACCGATCTGAAGGTGGTGATGAAGGGGAGCATAATGTGATACCCGGGGCCGTTGGGGGCAGTCAGCAATGCTCctccccttacacacacacacacacacacacacacacacagttagtagTACTCATTATAAAAGGATATATGATATCTTGAGCATTGTTTGATTGTTCACCTGTCTGCATGCAATTTAGGTCGAATTGAAGTCAACTCTGTCATGAACAGTTGAATCTGAGCTGACTGAGCTGTTTGTTCACATGCCTAAAAGTGAGCTATCCTGTTTTTAACCAAACTGCCGACTTTATgtaacaaagtaaaaaatacatGAGAAACACACAAGTATATTAATGGACCTAGACCCTGGACAAGAACAGTTAAATATGAATGAACAAGATAACTGCTGTGATAAAACACAATGCTTTAATACCTGTAATAAACCGCGAGATGTCCTTCTTCAATCTTATGAATGGATGAGTGGAGAAGGATGGCCATGAGTCCCGCTACTGTAGCCACTACTGCCCCTACGTGTGCCATAGTCATCCTCTGCTGCACTTACCTGCAGAGACGACAACATTACGAGTTCAAATAAACAAGCATGAAAAGAGTCGCGTTGTTCAATGTGGCTAGTCATATGGGACTAGCCTCACATGTAACACCCAACCAATAGGGTAGAGCGTATGGTGATAGGATTAGGTGCAGTTTTTTTATCAACTGGTAAGGGTTTACTACTATTAACTACATCAGTACTCGAACCTGTGACGGACTAATTGTGCAACGATATGCCGTCCAGGCCATCTTTAAAGCATGCTAGTCTTAAAACGAGAATGTGATCACTATATACTTTAAAGAGAGCCCTGCACAGCCTGCTAGCGTTCACTATGTAGGTTAGCCTGTAACGTTAGCTCAATGGGTGCTACACAGTGGTCATTCACTGTCGCTAGCATAGCCGAGCAGTTACACACTTCCCTATATACCTGAAATACAAATTTAATGGACGAGCAAAACACGAAACGCTACTACAAAAGTATCAACTCACTGACAGTGGCGTTCAAGCCCCATGCTGCTATTATTAGAAATGCAGTAGTAATGTTACGATAGCATTGCGAGCTAGGGGCAACTAGCTCCAAGGAGCAGGTTCGGAAGTGAACGCTTCTTATCGATTTCTGTCCTCTTATTCGTCGATGACACTGAACCCGATGTTAAATAAGCGTTGTACAAACGTTTCTCTATTTATGAAAAGGTTGCATGTAAAAAGGCGTTAATTACCACTCCACTGGACACAGTCACCTCTT harbors:
- the erlin1 gene encoding erlin-1, whose translation is MTMAHVGAVVATVAGLMAILLHSSIHKIEEGHLAVYYRGGALLTAPNGPGYHIMLPFITTFRSVQTTLQTDEIKNVPCGTSGGVMIYFDRIEVVNMLVPSAVVEVVKNYTADYDKTLIFNKIHHELNQFCSVHTLQEVYIELFDIIDENMKIALQKDLNEMAPGLTIQAVRVTKPKIPESIRRNFELMEAEKTRLLITAQTQKVVEKEAETERKKAIIEAQKQAQVAEIHFQQKVMEKETEKRISQIEDAGFLAREKARADAEYYTAAKFAEANTLKLTPEYIELMKYQSIATNSKIYFGQDIPNMFVEGAKLGPSPTPPTDTDSDSQGQ